The Megalobrama amblycephala isolate DHTTF-2021 linkage group LG13, ASM1881202v1, whole genome shotgun sequence genome contains a region encoding:
- the si:dkeyp-97a10.3 gene encoding GATA zinc finger domain-containing protein 14 isoform X2: MNILLLHPVVVFTLISLPLAAVCLDPVPIQFEKTPVLVASGKDAIFTVQTVSDVSLIRWTDSGGTTLAMWVNGNPVVISILQYQGRMSVTATQLKITNSQLRDSGNYSVSVEPSTTTGLGVNTRSVQLKVFDAVNGVSLSLPALPLEGGNVSLSCSWSAGSEVSVVWGKGGVALSSDTRITISAGSLIIKSARRDDAGEYTCTVSNAVSAQTAKATLNGPDAPQLTKTSSECVGGGDATVGQTVRLTCTSTSLPPASFSWELNGQPVTAGQSGSGVLNLQIFSTNQSGTYACTARNDITGGASKQQIDLAIVGTCLSGGAVAGIVVACVVALIIIIIVIIVLLRQRNVDRRLKDAIGLQKTNQNEGTIIANRALVNENHPDPTLHSSLPQNFTAIPNNNNGNVDTMPQNIPSSSNPLHHNGHLNTDVFHHHFSTLPDNGHQNNNSYPSNDPQRSFPQPVQHNPNILIQTGSSQPGALAHTVHVNLNTLPRTDQLNNAQPQTVHVNLNTYPPEANQPSQANRQHADQRESALQGQHTNANHQNLSQTGFMNSESLSLGNQTQTMLNNASTNRSRQPNSLIQTGRSHPTNQTNANRRTANSRSSAEERTRHSNPVRTNNRLNDTHTSTHLQQMPWDRLQGTPAYPNREVDSSDSSGSSEWRPRSPQRNAQRGRSGRRSQEIEPASRTIQAPSASQRGDLQRPISPNMLNQSQMNPNVQRQVIQQSISTQPQTQTTVPQIQTSPGQNPIHIGPPLGTTTSQSHPQTQTATRPHQTVAQPSIPLTQAALQQHTTQTDNPFTNLIQQTQAALQNPGPSQPIQQLNKAGQRPPTPPPVLRPAEFQALPRERVQQARNIQPVKVQHRHRPPNMQRQTRVWHTSPQRLPGMHPMHGHPMHMQQVQRGRPRR; this comes from the exons ATGAACATACTGCTGCTGCATCCTGTTGTTGTTTTCACATTGATAA GTTTGCCTTTGGCCGCTGTGTGTCTGGACCCTGTTCCAATTCAGTTTGAGAAGACACCCGTGTTGGTGGCATCAGGGAAAGATGCCATCTTTACAGTACAGACTGTGTCTGATGTGTCCCTTATCAGATGGACTGATAGTGGAGGGACTACACTGGCGATGTGGGTAAACGGTAATCCTGTTGTAATATCCATCCTGCAGTATCAGGGCAGAATGTCTGTCACTGCCACTCAGCTCAAAATCACTAACAGCCAGCTCCGTGATTCTGGAAACTACAGCGTCTCTGTCGAACCCTCTACCACCACAGGACTCGGTGTGAACACCCGTTCAGTGCAGCTCAAGGTGTTTG ATGCTGTGAACGGAGTGAGTTTGTCTCTGCCTGCTCTGCCTCTGGAAGGTGGGAATGTGTCGCTGAGCTGCAGCTGGTCTGCGGGTTCAGAGGTCAGTGTGGTTTGGGGTAAAGGAGGCGTCGCACTGTCCTCCGACACCCGCATTACAATCAGCGCTGGATCTCTGATCATCAAGTCAGCCAGGAGAGATGATGCAGGGGAGTACACATGCACCGTCAGCAACGCCGTCAGCGCCCAAACAGCCAAGGCCACCCTCA ATGGTCCAGATGCCCCACAGTTGACTAAGACCTCAAGTGAGTGTGTTGGCGGTGGAGATGCAACAGTGGGGCAGACGGTGCGTCTCACCTGTACGTCTACCTCTCTACCTCCTGCCTCCTTCTCATGGGAACTTAACGGCCAGCCGGTGACCGCCGGCCAATCGGGGAGTGGCGTGCTGAATCTGCAGATCTTCTCCACCAATCAGAGTGGCACGTATGCCTGCACCGCACGGAATGACATCACAGGAGGGGCATCAAAGCAGCAGATAGACCTGGCTATCGTGG GTACGTGTCTCAGTGGAGGGGCCGTAGCAGGGATTGTTGTTGCCTGTGTTGTTGCACTcatcataattattattgtcattattgTGCTCCTGCGACAAAGAAATG TTGATCGGAGACTCAAAGATGCTATTGGACTTCAGAAGACGAACCAGAATGAAGGCACCATA ATTGCAAACAGAGCTCTTGTCAATGAAAACCACCCTGATCCAACATTACACAGTTCACTGCCACAGAACTTCACTGCCATTCCCAATAACAACAATGGGAACGTTGACACAATGCCACAAAACATTCCCAGCAGCTCCAACCCACTTCATCATAATGGGCATCTGAACACAGATGTATTTCACCACCACTTTAGTACACTCCCAGACAATGGGCATCAAAACAACAATTCATATCCAAGCAATGACCCTCAGAGGTCGTTCCCACAGCCTGTCCAGCACAATCCTAATATTCTCATACAAACGGGTAGTTCTCAGCCTGGTGCACTTGCCCATACAGTTCATGTAAACCTCAACACATTGCCACGTACTGACCAGCTGAACAATGCACAACCTCAAACGGTGCATGTTAACTTGAACACATACCCTCCAGAAGCAAACCAGCCAAGTCAGGCAAACCGGCAACATGCAGACCAGAGAGAAAGTGCACTACAGGGTCAACATACGAACGCCAACCATCAAAATCTTTCTCAGACTGGTTTCATGAACTCTGAGTCTTTGAGTTTGGGTAATCAAACACAGACAATGCTCAATAATGCTTCAACAAATAGATCTCGCCAACCCAACAGCCTCATTCAGACGGGGCGCTCGCACCCTACCAACCAAACCAATGCAAATCGCCGAACTGCTAACTCGCGATCATCAGCAGAGGAGCGAACTCGACATTCAAACCCTGTTCGGACCAACAACCGGTTAAATGACACACACACCAGCACGCACCTCCAGCAGATGCCTTGGGATCGTTTGCAGGGAACGCCGGCGTACCCCAACCGTGAAGTTGACAGCTCGGACAGCAGCGGATCCTCAGAATGGCGGCCTAGATCTCCACAACGAAATGCACAGCGGGGTCGTTCTGGTCGGAGATCCCAGGAGATTGAACCTGCGAGCAGGACGATACAAGCTCCTTCTGCTTCCCAAAGAGGAGACCTCCAAAGACCAATCTCTCCCAACATGCTCAACCAATCTCAAATGAACCCAAATGTGCAGAGGCAAGTGATACAACAAAGCATCAGCACACAGCCGCAAACACAGACTACAGTTCCTCAAATCCAAACCTCTCCAGGTCAGAATCCAATCCATATTGGTCCACCTTTGGGAACGACAACATCTCAAAGTCATCCTCAGACACAAACTGCCACCAGACCACATCAGACCGTGGCTCAGCCATCCATTCCTCTTACTCAGGCTGCACTACAACAACACACCACCCAGACCGATAACCCTTTCACCAACCTGATCCAGCAGACTCAAGCTGCTCTGCAGAACCCTGGACCTTCTCAGCCCATCCAGCAGCTCAACAAAGCGGGTCAGAGGCCTCCTACTCCACCTCCAGTGTTGAGGCCGGCCGAGTTCCAGGCGCTTCCACGTGAACGCGTGCAACAGGCACGTAACATCCAGCCTGTGAAAGTGCAACACAGACACAGACCTCcaaacatgcaaagacagaCTCGAGTGTGGCATACGAGCCCTCAGCGATTGCCAGGAATGCATCCCATGCATGGACACCCAATGCACATGCAACAG GTCCAGAGAGGCAGACCCAGACGCTGA
- the si:dkeyp-97a10.3 gene encoding GATA zinc finger domain-containing protein 14 isoform X1 codes for MNILLLHPVVVFTLISLPLAAVCLDPVPIQFEKTPVLVASGKDAIFTVQTVSDVSLIRWTDSGGTTLAMWVNGNPVVISILQYQGRMSVTATQLKITNSQLRDSGNYSVSVEPSTTTGLGVNTRSVQLKVFDAVNGVSLSLPALPLEGGNVSLSCSWSAGSEVSVVWGKGGVALSSDTRITISAGSLIIKSARRDDAGEYTCTVSNAVSAQTAKATLSVYYGPDAPQLTKTSSECVGGGDATVGQTVRLTCTSTSLPPASFSWELNGQPVTAGQSGSGVLNLQIFSTNQSGTYACTARNDITGGASKQQIDLAIVGTCLSGGAVAGIVVACVVALIIIIIVIIVLLRQRNVDRRLKDAIGLQKTNQNEGTIIANRALVNENHPDPTLHSSLPQNFTAIPNNNNGNVDTMPQNIPSSSNPLHHNGHLNTDVFHHHFSTLPDNGHQNNNSYPSNDPQRSFPQPVQHNPNILIQTGSSQPGALAHTVHVNLNTLPRTDQLNNAQPQTVHVNLNTYPPEANQPSQANRQHADQRESALQGQHTNANHQNLSQTGFMNSESLSLGNQTQTMLNNASTNRSRQPNSLIQTGRSHPTNQTNANRRTANSRSSAEERTRHSNPVRTNNRLNDTHTSTHLQQMPWDRLQGTPAYPNREVDSSDSSGSSEWRPRSPQRNAQRGRSGRRSQEIEPASRTIQAPSASQRGDLQRPISPNMLNQSQMNPNVQRQVIQQSISTQPQTQTTVPQIQTSPGQNPIHIGPPLGTTTSQSHPQTQTATRPHQTVAQPSIPLTQAALQQHTTQTDNPFTNLIQQTQAALQNPGPSQPIQQLNKAGQRPPTPPPVLRPAEFQALPRERVQQARNIQPVKVQHRHRPPNMQRQTRVWHTSPQRLPGMHPMHGHPMHMQQVQRGRPRR; via the exons ATGAACATACTGCTGCTGCATCCTGTTGTTGTTTTCACATTGATAA GTTTGCCTTTGGCCGCTGTGTGTCTGGACCCTGTTCCAATTCAGTTTGAGAAGACACCCGTGTTGGTGGCATCAGGGAAAGATGCCATCTTTACAGTACAGACTGTGTCTGATGTGTCCCTTATCAGATGGACTGATAGTGGAGGGACTACACTGGCGATGTGGGTAAACGGTAATCCTGTTGTAATATCCATCCTGCAGTATCAGGGCAGAATGTCTGTCACTGCCACTCAGCTCAAAATCACTAACAGCCAGCTCCGTGATTCTGGAAACTACAGCGTCTCTGTCGAACCCTCTACCACCACAGGACTCGGTGTGAACACCCGTTCAGTGCAGCTCAAGGTGTTTG ATGCTGTGAACGGAGTGAGTTTGTCTCTGCCTGCTCTGCCTCTGGAAGGTGGGAATGTGTCGCTGAGCTGCAGCTGGTCTGCGGGTTCAGAGGTCAGTGTGGTTTGGGGTAAAGGAGGCGTCGCACTGTCCTCCGACACCCGCATTACAATCAGCGCTGGATCTCTGATCATCAAGTCAGCCAGGAGAGATGATGCAGGGGAGTACACATGCACCGTCAGCAACGCCGTCAGCGCCCAAACAGCCAAGGCCACCCTCAGTGTGTACT ATGGTCCAGATGCCCCACAGTTGACTAAGACCTCAAGTGAGTGTGTTGGCGGTGGAGATGCAACAGTGGGGCAGACGGTGCGTCTCACCTGTACGTCTACCTCTCTACCTCCTGCCTCCTTCTCATGGGAACTTAACGGCCAGCCGGTGACCGCCGGCCAATCGGGGAGTGGCGTGCTGAATCTGCAGATCTTCTCCACCAATCAGAGTGGCACGTATGCCTGCACCGCACGGAATGACATCACAGGAGGGGCATCAAAGCAGCAGATAGACCTGGCTATCGTGG GTACGTGTCTCAGTGGAGGGGCCGTAGCAGGGATTGTTGTTGCCTGTGTTGTTGCACTcatcataattattattgtcattattgTGCTCCTGCGACAAAGAAATG TTGATCGGAGACTCAAAGATGCTATTGGACTTCAGAAGACGAACCAGAATGAAGGCACCATA ATTGCAAACAGAGCTCTTGTCAATGAAAACCACCCTGATCCAACATTACACAGTTCACTGCCACAGAACTTCACTGCCATTCCCAATAACAACAATGGGAACGTTGACACAATGCCACAAAACATTCCCAGCAGCTCCAACCCACTTCATCATAATGGGCATCTGAACACAGATGTATTTCACCACCACTTTAGTACACTCCCAGACAATGGGCATCAAAACAACAATTCATATCCAAGCAATGACCCTCAGAGGTCGTTCCCACAGCCTGTCCAGCACAATCCTAATATTCTCATACAAACGGGTAGTTCTCAGCCTGGTGCACTTGCCCATACAGTTCATGTAAACCTCAACACATTGCCACGTACTGACCAGCTGAACAATGCACAACCTCAAACGGTGCATGTTAACTTGAACACATACCCTCCAGAAGCAAACCAGCCAAGTCAGGCAAACCGGCAACATGCAGACCAGAGAGAAAGTGCACTACAGGGTCAACATACGAACGCCAACCATCAAAATCTTTCTCAGACTGGTTTCATGAACTCTGAGTCTTTGAGTTTGGGTAATCAAACACAGACAATGCTCAATAATGCTTCAACAAATAGATCTCGCCAACCCAACAGCCTCATTCAGACGGGGCGCTCGCACCCTACCAACCAAACCAATGCAAATCGCCGAACTGCTAACTCGCGATCATCAGCAGAGGAGCGAACTCGACATTCAAACCCTGTTCGGACCAACAACCGGTTAAATGACACACACACCAGCACGCACCTCCAGCAGATGCCTTGGGATCGTTTGCAGGGAACGCCGGCGTACCCCAACCGTGAAGTTGACAGCTCGGACAGCAGCGGATCCTCAGAATGGCGGCCTAGATCTCCACAACGAAATGCACAGCGGGGTCGTTCTGGTCGGAGATCCCAGGAGATTGAACCTGCGAGCAGGACGATACAAGCTCCTTCTGCTTCCCAAAGAGGAGACCTCCAAAGACCAATCTCTCCCAACATGCTCAACCAATCTCAAATGAACCCAAATGTGCAGAGGCAAGTGATACAACAAAGCATCAGCACACAGCCGCAAACACAGACTACAGTTCCTCAAATCCAAACCTCTCCAGGTCAGAATCCAATCCATATTGGTCCACCTTTGGGAACGACAACATCTCAAAGTCATCCTCAGACACAAACTGCCACCAGACCACATCAGACCGTGGCTCAGCCATCCATTCCTCTTACTCAGGCTGCACTACAACAACACACCACCCAGACCGATAACCCTTTCACCAACCTGATCCAGCAGACTCAAGCTGCTCTGCAGAACCCTGGACCTTCTCAGCCCATCCAGCAGCTCAACAAAGCGGGTCAGAGGCCTCCTACTCCACCTCCAGTGTTGAGGCCGGCCGAGTTCCAGGCGCTTCCACGTGAACGCGTGCAACAGGCACGTAACATCCAGCCTGTGAAAGTGCAACACAGACACAGACCTCcaaacatgcaaagacagaCTCGAGTGTGGCATACGAGCCCTCAGCGATTGCCAGGAATGCATCCCATGCATGGACACCCAATGCACATGCAACAG GTCCAGAGAGGCAGACCCAGACGCTGA
- the LOC125243523 gene encoding uncharacterized protein LOC125243523, with protein MGSWMLFWILCSTTIILMPVCLHGEISVHFKTGRPLYVALGQTLVLEAAFEKNPGDVIDMVTWDRERGKENIRLSGAAGSRISFEKGDALLRITDVAEGDFGIYKVTVTDSNGYQRHDTVEVRKIEEPPKAVIVRVLECVLEKHDMAQWDSPQFSWLVDGVAVTNQTALLAGGSRLDISQVKGVNYTCIIKSSLGTRVTTHYEEQPKESWNPCSGRIAVIVTVTVALCVAGFFIFLKRCKKT; from the exons ATGGGATCTTGGATGCTGTTTTGGATTCTGTGTTCCACCACAATCATTCTGA TGCCTGTGTGTCTTCATGGAGAAATATCAGTACACTTTAAGACTGGACGACCTCTGTATGTTGCACTTGGACAAACTCTCGTTCTGGAAGCCGCATTTGAGAAAAATCCAGGAGATGTGATAGACATGGTGACATGGGACCGAGAGAGAGGGAAGGAGAATATCAGACTATCAGGTGCTGCTGGAAGCAGAATATCTTTTGAGAAAGGAGATGCACTTCTGCGGATCACTGATGTTGCAGaaggagactttgggatctaCAAGGTCACCGTTACAGACAGTAATGGATATCAGCGGCATGACACTGTGGAAGTGCGAAAGATTG AGGAACCTCCAAAGGCGGTGATTGTACGTGTGCTGGAGTGTGTGCTGGAGAAGCATGACATGGCGCAGTGGGATAGCCCTCAGTTCTCATGGCTGGTTGATGGAGTGGCAGTAACCAATCAAACGGCACTGTTAGCAGGTGGCAGTAGACTCGACATCTCTCAGGTTAAGGGAGTTAACTACACCTGCATCATCAAGAGCAGCCTGGGGACACGGGTCACAACACATTATGAAGAACAACCAAAAG AATCTTGGAATCCCTGTTCAGGAAGAATTGCAGTTATAGTTACAGTTACAGTAGCGCTGTGTGTGGCCGG GTTTTTTATTTTCCTGAAGAGATGCAAAAAAACCTGA